In Streptococcus oralis, a single window of DNA contains:
- a CDS encoding DivIVA domain-containing protein, giving the protein MPITSLEIKDKTFGTRFRGFDPEEVDEFLDIVVRDYEDLVRSNHDKETHIKSLEERLSYFDEMKDSLSQSVLIAQDTAERVKQAAQERSNNIIQQAEQDAQRLLEEAKYKANEILRQATDNAKRVAVETEELKNKSRVFHQRLKSTIESQLAIVESSDWEDILRPTATYLQTSDEAFKEVVGEVLGETVSLQPEEEPIDMTRQFTPEEVAELQARIEAGNKELAEFEAQQNQQTEESDQHEESVEVEATAATENDANKESVLIL; this is encoded by the coding sequence ATGCCAATTACATCGTTAGAAATTAAAGATAAAACCTTTGGTACAAGATTTAGAGGTTTTGATCCAGAAGAAGTAGACGAGTTTCTGGATATCGTTGTTCGTGACTACGAAGACTTGGTTCGTAGCAATCACGATAAAGAGACACACATCAAGAGTTTGGAAGAACGTTTGTCTTACTTTGATGAGATGAAGGATTCCTTGAGTCAGTCAGTTTTGATTGCTCAAGATACAGCGGAGCGTGTTAAACAAGCTGCTCAAGAACGTTCAAACAATATTATTCAACAAGCTGAACAAGATGCTCAGCGTTTGCTTGAAGAAGCGAAATACAAGGCAAATGAAATTCTCCGTCAGGCTACAGATAATGCGAAGAGAGTGGCTGTTGAGACAGAAGAGTTGAAGAATAAGAGCCGTGTATTCCATCAACGCCTCAAGTCTACGATTGAAAGTCAATTGGCTATTGTCGAGTCATCTGATTGGGAAGATATTCTTCGCCCAACAGCTACTTACCTTCAGACAAGTGATGAAGCCTTTAAAGAAGTGGTGGGTGAAGTTCTTGGTGAAACTGTATCTTTACAACCAGAGGAAGAGCCTATTGATATGACTCGTCAATTCACACCAGAAGAGGTTGCTGAATTACAAGCTCGTATCGAGGCTGGTAACAAAGAATTAGCTGAGTTTGAAGCTCAACAAAACCAACAGACAGAAGAAAGTGACCAGCATGAAGAGTCAGTTGAAGTAGAAGCTACTGCGGCAACTGAGAACGATGCAAATAAAGAATCTGTTCTTATCCTATAA
- a CDS encoding DivIVA domain-containing protein codes for MSITPQEISDKAFSRTFRGYNQEEVDLFLDKIYFELEEMIRYKDETELYIKKLEERLSYYTNDIPKRTVTSEQEPEAINDSIFY; via the coding sequence ATGTCGATTACACCACAAGAAATAAGTGATAAAGCTTTCTCAAGAACATTCAGAGGCTACAATCAGGAAGAAGTTGACCTATTTCTAGATAAGATTTACTTTGAATTAGAGGAGATGATTCGATACAAAGATGAAACTGAACTCTATATCAAAAAACTAGAAGAACGTCTTTCCTATTATACGAATGATATTCCTAAGAGAACAGTAACAAGCGAGCAAGAACCAGAAGCAATTAATGATTCTATTTTTTATTAA
- a CDS encoding RNA-binding protein, whose amino-acid sequence MTANRAIYQHFSQDDIPFIDKGLEWIKRVEDTYAPVLTPFINPHQEQILRVLAGTYGLGCQSSGDFLPTESVRVLLYPDYFEPEISDFEMALLEICYPSKFEQLSHGKILGTIINQLGIDRKLFGDILVDEKRAQIFVNRDFIPLFQDGIRKIGRLPVSLEERPFTDRILSKIDYREREILVSSFRLDALLSSALKLSRNQASQLIEKKSVQVNYHVVEKSDYQVAVGDLISVRKFGRLKVVKDNGQTKKDKKKLTVRLLLSK is encoded by the coding sequence ATGACAGCAAATCGAGCCATTTATCAGCATTTTTCCCAAGATGATATTCCCTTTATTGATAAGGGGTTAGAGTGGATCAAGCGGGTAGAAGATACCTATGCACCGGTACTTACTCCTTTTATCAATCCCCATCAGGAACAGATTTTGAGGGTACTAGCTGGGACATATGGACTGGGTTGCCAAAGTAGTGGTGATTTTCTTCCGACAGAGTCGGTTCGAGTTCTTCTCTATCCAGATTACTTTGAACCGGAGATATCAGACTTTGAAATGGCCTTGTTGGAAATTTGCTATCCGAGTAAGTTTGAGCAACTGAGTCATGGAAAAATATTGGGAACAATTATCAACCAACTAGGAATTGACCGTAAATTATTTGGTGATATCTTGGTAGATGAAAAGAGAGCACAGATTTTTGTCAATCGTGATTTCATTCCTCTTTTTCAGGATGGAATAAGAAAGATTGGCAGACTTCCTGTATCGCTGGAGGAACGTCCTTTTACCGATAGGATTTTGTCTAAAATTGATTATAGAGAACGAGAAATTTTAGTTTCGAGTTTTCGATTGGATGCCCTCTTATCAAGTGCCTTGAAATTATCTAGAAACCAAGCTAGTCAACTGATAGAGAAAAAATCTGTCCAGGTAAATTATCATGTGGTTGAAAAATCTGATTACCAGGTTGCAGTTGGGGATTTGATCAGTGTGAGAAAGTTTGGTCGTTTGAAAGTTGTCAAAGACAATGGTCAGACCAAAAAGGATAAGAAAAAACTAACAGTCAGGCTACTTTTAAGCAAGTGA
- a CDS encoding YggT family protein: MIFLIRLIQNAVSIYSIILVAFALLSWFPNAYESQLGRLVIRLARPVIEPLRKLNLQFAGLDFTVWAALILIQFVGNLLTRLVLLL; this comes from the coding sequence ATGATTTTCTTAATCCGTTTAATCCAAAATGCGGTTAGCATTTATTCCATCATTCTCGTTGCATTTGCTCTTCTTTCATGGTTTCCAAATGCCTATGAAAGCCAGTTAGGTCGCTTAGTTATCAGACTTGCTCGCCCAGTTATTGAGCCCCTTCGTAAGCTCAATCTACAATTTGCTGGTCTTGATTTTACGGTTTGGGCAGCGCTGATTCTGATTCAGTTTGTTGGAAATCTCTTAACACGACTAGTCTTATTACTATGA
- a CDS encoding cell division protein SepF produces MSLKDRFDKFIDYFTEDGEETTNYQTQQEETVSPAISSSKELPAPAQSGSAKDANITRLHARQQELAMQSHRSDEKVTIDVRYPRKYEDATEIVDLLAGNESILIDFQYMTEVQARRCLDYLDGARHVLAGNMKKVASTMYLLTPVNVVVNIEDIKLPDESQSAEFGFDIKRNRAR; encoded by the coding sequence ATGTCTTTAAAAGATAGATTCGATAAATTTATAGATTATTTTACAGAAGACGGAGAAGAAACGACTAACTACCAGACTCAACAAGAGGAAACAGTTAGCCCAGCCATCTCATCTTCTAAAGAATTACCAGCACCTGCTCAGTCAGGATCAGCAAAAGATGCAAATATTACTCGTCTTCATGCGCGTCAGCAAGAATTGGCAATGCAAAGCCATCGTTCAGATGAGAAAGTGACAATTGACGTTCGCTATCCAAGAAAATATGAAGATGCAACTGAGATTGTAGATTTGTTGGCTGGAAATGAAAGTATTTTGATTGATTTCCAATACATGACAGAGGTTCAAGCCCGTCGTTGCCTTGATTACTTGGACGGAGCCCGCCATGTCTTAGCTGGGAATATGAAAAAAGTTGCGAGTACGATGTATCTATTGACGCCTGTCAACGTTGTCGTGAATATTGAAGATATCAAACTTCCAGATGAATCACAAAGCGCTGAGTTTGGTTTTGATATTAAACGAAATAGAGCAAGATAA
- a CDS encoding YggS family pyridoxal phosphate-dependent enzyme, which produces MNLKKNTELVFQQIADASQEANRALDAVSVIAVTKYVDVQTAEALLPLGVRHIGENRVDKFLEKYQALKDYPVTWHLIGTLQRRKVKEVIPYVDYFHALDSLKLAQEIQKRTDHVIKCFLQVNISGEESKHGFSKEELLELLPELAELDQIEYVGLMTMAPFEADSEELKEIFKDTQALQAEIREKQIPNMPMTELSMGMSRDFKEAIQFGSTFVRIGTAFFK; this is translated from the coding sequence ATGAATTTGAAAAAAAATACTGAATTAGTTTTTCAGCAAATAGCTGATGCTAGTCAAGAAGCCAACCGTGCTCTAGATGCTGTTTCAGTAATCGCAGTGACAAAGTATGTAGATGTACAAACGGCGGAAGCCTTGCTTCCGCTTGGTGTCCGTCATATAGGTGAAAATCGAGTCGATAAATTTTTAGAAAAATATCAGGCCTTGAAAGATTACCCAGTTACTTGGCATTTAATAGGAACACTACAGAGACGGAAAGTGAAAGAAGTAATCCCATATGTGGATTACTTTCATGCTTTAGACTCCTTAAAGTTAGCCCAGGAAATTCAAAAGAGAACAGATCATGTTATCAAGTGTTTCTTGCAGGTCAATATTTCTGGGGAAGAAAGCAAGCATGGGTTTTCAAAAGAAGAATTGCTAGAACTTTTGCCAGAATTGGCTGAGTTAGATCAGATTGAGTATGTTGGTTTAATGACCATGGCTCCTTTTGAGGCAGACAGTGAAGAATTGAAAGAAATTTTCAAGGATACGCAGGCTCTGCAAGCAGAAATTAGAGAAAAACAAATCCCTAATATGCCGATGACAGAGCTAAGCATGGGAATGAGTCGTGATTTTAAAGAAGCGATTCAGTTCGGCTCAACCTTTGTTCGAATCGGTACAGCATTTTTTAAATAG
- the ftsZ gene encoding cell division protein FtsZ: MTFSFDTAAAQGAVIKVIGVGGGGGNAINRMVDEGVAGVEFIAANTDVQALSSTKAETVIQLGPKLTRGLGAGGRPEVGRKAAEESEEALTEAITGADMVFITAGMGGGSGTGAAPVIARIAKDLGALTVGVVTRPFGFEGSKRGQYAVEGINELREHVDTLLIISNNNLLEIVDKKTPLLEALSEADNVLRQGVQGITDLITNPGLINLDFADVKTVMANKGNALMGIGIGSGEERVVEAARKAIYSPLLETTIDGAEDVIVNVTGGLDLTLIEAEEASEIVNQAAGQGVNIWLGTSIDESMKDEIRVTVVATGVRQERVEKVVGARNNQPVGRPSTKAPQAHTFDRQFDLEETAELPKSSPRRFETNQASAFGDWDLRRESIVRQTDPVVSPVERFETPVSQDEDELDTPPFFKNR, translated from the coding sequence ATGACATTTTCATTTGATACAGCAGCAGCTCAAGGCGCAGTTATTAAGGTAATTGGTGTCGGTGGTGGTGGTGGTAACGCCATTAACCGCATGGTTGACGAAGGTGTTGCTGGTGTAGAATTTATCGCAGCCAACACTGATGTACAAGCCCTTAGCAGTACGAAAGCAGAAACAGTTATCCAACTTGGTCCAAAATTGACTCGTGGTTTGGGTGCTGGAGGTCGTCCAGAAGTTGGACGTAAAGCTGCAGAAGAAAGTGAAGAAGCTTTGACGGAAGCTATCACTGGAGCGGACATGGTCTTTATCACTGCAGGTATGGGTGGTGGATCTGGTACAGGTGCAGCCCCTGTTATTGCACGTATCGCTAAAGATCTTGGTGCTCTTACAGTTGGTGTTGTGACACGTCCTTTCGGATTTGAAGGAAGCAAACGTGGCCAGTACGCTGTAGAAGGAATCAACGAACTTCGCGAGCATGTTGATACTTTGTTGATTATCTCTAATAACAACTTGCTTGAAATCGTTGATAAGAAAACGCCACTTCTTGAAGCTCTTAGCGAAGCAGATAACGTTCTTCGCCAAGGTGTTCAAGGGATCACTGACTTGATCACGAACCCAGGATTGATTAACCTTGACTTTGCTGACGTGAAAACTGTAATGGCCAACAAAGGGAATGCCCTTATGGGTATCGGTATCGGTAGTGGTGAAGAACGCGTTGTTGAAGCGGCTCGTAAAGCAATTTACTCTCCACTTCTTGAAACAACAATCGATGGTGCAGAGGATGTCATCGTCAATGTTACTGGTGGTCTTGATTTGACCTTGATTGAAGCAGAAGAAGCTTCAGAAATCGTCAACCAAGCAGCTGGCCAAGGTGTAAACATCTGGCTTGGAACATCAATTGATGAAAGCATGAAGGATGAAATCCGTGTTACAGTTGTAGCGACAGGTGTTCGTCAAGAGCGCGTGGAAAAAGTAGTTGGAGCTCGTAACAACCAACCAGTTGGACGTCCATCAACTAAAGCGCCACAAGCACACACATTTGACCGTCAATTCGACTTGGAAGAGACAGCAGAATTGCCTAAATCAAGCCCACGTCGCTTTGAAACAAACCAAGCGTCTGCTTTTGGAGACTGGGACTTGCGTCGTGAGTCTATTGTTCGCCAAACAGATCCAGTTGTTTCACCAGTAGAACGCTTCGAAACACCAGTTTCACAAGATGAAGATGAATTGGATACACCTCCATTCTTCAAAAATCGTTAA